In the [Clostridium] colinum genome, one interval contains:
- the recO gene encoding DNA repair protein RecO → MSTFKARGIIIKENLVGDNDKSLIILLKDYGKFTIWARNCRNSKSKLLSGSSIFSYADFIIYDNGRTLSLNQIDIIENFYNLTEDLDSLAYGTYFLEFIDKNTQEATPINDIMLLLLKSLLILSKSTSISPKLICKIFEIKFLQLNGYMPLVDNCSYCNNIINKEDKIYWGSNGVVCKNCVNKEEFLLNISYNSILVTKYILSSKIDKLYNFNVSDNILNELSLISKKLLNSHLYVNLKSSLFIEELENI, encoded by the coding sequence ATGAGTACATTTAAAGCTAGAGGTATAATAATAAAAGAAAATTTAGTTGGAGATAACGACAAATCTCTTATAATACTGCTAAAAGATTATGGAAAATTTACTATATGGGCTAGGAATTGTAGAAATAGCAAAAGTAAGCTTTTATCTGGCTCTTCCATATTTTCTTATGCCGATTTTATTATATATGATAATGGAAGAACTCTTTCTTTAAACCAAATAGATATAATAGAAAATTTCTATAATCTAACAGAAGACTTAGACTCTCTAGCTTATGGTACATATTTTTTAGAATTTATAGATAAAAACACACAAGAAGCAACCCCAATAAACGATATTATGTTGCTTTTATTAAAATCTTTATTAATTTTATCTAAATCTACTTCTATTTCACCTAAATTAATATGTAAAATATTTGAAATTAAATTTTTACAATTAAATGGATATATGCCTTTAGTTGATAATTGTAGCTATTGTAACAATATTATTAATAAAGAGGATAAAATATATTGGGGAAGTAATGGTGTTGTATGTAAAAATTGTGTAAATAAAGAAGAGTTTTTATTAAATATTTCATATAATAGTATTTTAGTTACAAAGTATATTTTATCTTCAAAAATAGATAAATTATATAATTTTAATGTATCTGATAATATTTTAAACGAACTATCTTTAATTAGCAAAAAACTTTTAAATTCGCATTTATATGTAAATTTAAAAAGCTCTCTTTTTATAGAAGAATTAGAAAATATATAA
- a CDS encoding YqzL family protein yields MENLFWNIFEKSGDINAFLAYKEYKTNNVNNTEKDKDKK; encoded by the coding sequence ATGGAAAATTTATTTTGGAATATTTTTGAAAAAAGTGGAGATATTAATGCTTTTTTAGCTTATAAAGAATATAAAACAAACAATGTAAATAATACAGAAAAAGATAAAGACAAAAAATAA
- a CDS encoding inorganic diphosphatase, giving the protein MNIWHDINENRVKPEDFVCVIEISKGSKKKYELDKETGLIILDRILHSSVHYPANYGFIPKTYGDDKDPLDVLLLCSETIDPLTLVEAYPIGVMHMVDNGENDEKIIAIPHNDPVYNSYKDISELPQHIFEEMKHFFTIYKDLENKKTTVEKLGSAEEAKQIIETCIKNYKNKF; this is encoded by the coding sequence ATGAATATTTGGCATGATATTAATGAAAATAGAGTAAAACCAGAAGATTTTGTATGTGTTATAGAAATATCTAAAGGTAGCAAAAAAAAATATGAACTAGATAAAGAAACTGGTCTTATTATTTTAGATAGAATTTTACATTCATCTGTTCATTATCCAGCCAACTATGGTTTTATACCTAAAACTTATGGCGATGATAAAGACCCTCTAGATGTTCTTTTATTATGTTCTGAAACTATTGACCCTTTAACACTTGTTGAAGCATATCCTATTGGTGTTATGCATATGGTTGATAACGGTGAAAATGATGAGAAAATCATAGCTATACCTCATAATGACCCTGTATATAACTCTTATAAAGATATATCTGAGCTTCCACAACATATATTTGAAGAAATGAAACATTTCTTTACTATATATAAAGACCTTGAAAATAAAAAAACTACAGTTGAAAAATTAGGTAGTGCCGAAGAAGCAAAACAAATTATAGAAACTTGCATTAAAAACTATAAAAATAAATTTTAA
- the era gene encoding GTPase Era, which yields MNNNFRSGFISLIGRPNVGKSTLMNSLIGEKIAIISSKPQTTRNKIQSILTEDDFQAIFIDTPGIHKPKSKLGNYMVKSAETTLNEVDIILYLIEPFEKIKESDLSIIKRLENVSTPVFLIINKIDTVSKEQILSVIDSYKSIYNFSEIIPISALKNKNKDELLKCIKKYLPQGPLFFPSDMITDQPERQIVSEIIREKALKLLQDEIPHGIAVEVSSMKPRKDKDIIDIQATIYCERDSHKGIIIGKQGSMLKKIGSNARYEIERLLGSPINLQIWIKVKKDWRDSDFLLKNFGYDQKQI from the coding sequence ATGAATAATAATTTTCGTTCTGGATTTATATCTTTAATAGGTAGACCAAATGTTGGTAAATCAACACTTATGAATAGTCTTATAGGAGAAAAAATAGCAATTATTTCTAGTAAACCTCAAACTACTAGAAATAAAATACAATCTATATTAACAGAAGATGATTTTCAGGCAATATTTATAGATACACCTGGTATACATAAACCTAAATCTAAATTGGGTAACTATATGGTAAAATCTGCAGAAACAACTTTAAATGAAGTAGATATAATATTGTATCTTATAGAACCATTTGAAAAGATTAAAGAATCAGATTTATCTATCATAAAAAGATTAGAAAATGTTTCTACCCCTGTATTTTTAATAATAAATAAAATAGACACTGTATCTAAAGAACAAATTTTATCGGTTATTGATAGTTATAAATCTATATATAATTTTTCAGAGATTATTCCTATATCTGCATTAAAAAATAAAAATAAAGATGAACTTTTAAAATGTATAAAAAAATATCTACCACAAGGTCCTTTATTTTTCCCTTCAGATATGATAACAGACCAACCAGAAAGACAAATTGTCTCTGAAATAATTAGAGAAAAAGCTCTAAAACTTTTGCAAGATGAAATACCTCACGGTATAGCAGTTGAAGTTAGCTCTATGAAACCTAGAAAAGATAAAGATATTATAGACATACAAGCTACTATTTATTGTGAAAGAGATTCTCACAAAGGTATTATAATAGGAAAACAAGGGTCTATGCTTAAAAAAATAGGGTCTAATGCTCGTTATGAGATAGAAAGGCTTTTAGGTTCTCCTATAAATTTACAAATTTGGATAAAAGTAAAAAAAGACTGGAGAGATAGCGACTTTTTATTAAAAAACTTTGGATATGACCAAAAACAAATTTAA